The following proteins are co-located in the Lentibacillus sp. JNUCC-1 genome:
- a CDS encoding SDR family NAD(P)-dependent oxidoreductase, whose protein sequence is MGRLQDKIAIITGGASGIGERLAMLFKDEGATVIAADINEDALKKVSEIEGIHGKKLDVTNEDDWANMLKEVKEEFGAIDILINNAGVSTEKQLHETDYAVWEFMLKINGFGTMMGMKHTLPYMKEAGKGAIVNLSSVTALVGMGLNTYTAAKGSVRAITKAAATEYGQFNVRINAVFPGVIQTPMTEGLESSSEQLQRINAMTPLQRLGKPEEVGNAILFLASDEASFITGAELAIDGGYSAL, encoded by the coding sequence TCAAAGATGAAGGTGCAACTGTCATCGCTGCCGACATTAATGAAGATGCATTGAAAAAGGTATCTGAAATTGAAGGTATTCACGGGAAAAAACTTGATGTAACAAATGAAGATGATTGGGCAAACATGCTTAAAGAAGTTAAAGAGGAATTTGGCGCTATTGACATTTTAATCAATAATGCCGGCGTCAGTACTGAAAAACAACTTCATGAAACAGACTATGCTGTTTGGGAATTCATGCTCAAAATCAATGGTTTTGGTACAATGATGGGCATGAAACATACGCTGCCTTATATGAAAGAAGCTGGGAAAGGTGCGATTGTTAACCTGTCATCTGTTACAGCACTTGTTGGTATGGGACTTAACACGTATACTGCGGCTAAGGGCTCTGTCAGGGCTATCACAAAAGCAGCAGCAACCGAATATGGCCAATTCAATGTACGCATCAACGCCGTATTCCCTGGTGTGATTCAAACACCTATGACAGAAGGTCTTGAATCGAGTTCTGAACAGTTACAACGCATCAATGCCATGACACCTCTTCAACGTCTCGGCAAGCCTGAAGAAGTCGGCAACGCCATTCTGTTCCTAGCCAGTGACGAAGCATCCTTCATTACCGGCGCAGAACTCGCCATCGACGGCGGCTATTCAGCATTGTAA
- a CDS encoding DUF421 domain-containing protein has product MEWIWKAVVIVIAGTTLLRIAGRKSISQMTLPQTVLMIGIGSLLIQPLADKNIWMTIAVGAALVLTLVIIEFAQIKGNWLEKLLIGKSKVVIKDGVLQEKELKKVRMTVDQLETNLRQNNIARTKDVAWATLEPNGQIGYMLKPEAQPVTKKEFQAFASSIESSLARISAIPDTSELQKQLQELQTQLNEAKSGHLFIEVDRKSHINPPPEHLQ; this is encoded by the coding sequence ATGGAATGGATTTGGAAGGCGGTTGTGATTGTTATTGCGGGAACCACTTTATTGCGTATAGCCGGGAGGAAGTCCATATCTCAGATGACCCTGCCGCAGACGGTGTTAATGATTGGGATTGGTTCGTTGCTTATTCAGCCTCTTGCGGATAAAAACATTTGGATGACGATAGCAGTGGGGGCCGCTCTTGTTTTAACGCTTGTCATCATTGAGTTTGCTCAAATCAAAGGTAACTGGCTAGAGAAACTGTTGATCGGTAAGTCCAAAGTTGTCATTAAAGATGGAGTCCTTCAGGAAAAGGAATTGAAGAAGGTACGGATGACAGTTGATCAGCTGGAAACCAATCTTAGACAGAACAACATTGCTCGTACGAAGGATGTGGCTTGGGCAACACTGGAACCGAACGGACAGATCGGTTATATGTTGAAACCGGAAGCCCAACCGGTTACAAAGAAAGAATTCCAGGCTTTCGCGAGCTCTATTGAGTCGTCTTTAGCCAGGATTTCTGCCATACCAGATACCTCAGAGCTGCAAAAACAGCTGCAAGAGCTTCAAACACAATTAAACGAGGCAAAAAGCGGCCACCTATTTATAGAAGTAGATCGGAAATCACACATCAACCCACCACCAGAACACCTGCAATAA
- a CDS encoding RDD family protein, translating to MCVNCHRELVSIKGTKYAGFWMRFAAYMIDGVILAIPMMIIGFIGFFIGAILIEMTNPYMTAYEYDSAMTGIVIIIYLIAGILGVLYFAGMHASKWQGTVGKKVVGIKVINEDGGRISFLKGVGRYFALFISGMIFYIGFIMAGFTSKKQALHDMMAKTLVVKS from the coding sequence ATGTGTGTGAACTGCCACAGAGAACTAGTAAGTATTAAAGGGACCAAGTATGCGGGATTTTGGATGCGTTTTGCGGCTTATATGATTGATGGTGTTATTCTCGCTATTCCAATGATGATTATCGGATTTATCGGCTTTTTTATCGGAGCTATATTAATTGAAATGACCAACCCTTACATGACCGCGTATGAGTATGACTCTGCGATGACTGGGATTGTTATAATTATTTATTTGATTGCGGGGATACTTGGTGTGCTTTATTTTGCGGGTATGCATGCATCCAAATGGCAAGGAACGGTCGGCAAGAAGGTTGTAGGCATTAAGGTGATCAATGAAGACGGCGGTCGTATTTCCTTTCTGAAAGGTGTGGGGCGTTACTTCGCATTATTTATATCAGGTATGATCTTCTATATCGGATTTATCATGGCAGGCTTCACATCAAAAAAACAGGCGCTGCATGATATGATGGCTAAAACTTTAGTTGTGAAATCTTAA
- a CDS encoding zinc ribbon domain-containing protein, whose translation MYCPNCGERISDKAEICPKCGVRPFRVIRHCYHCGAAVNERQEMCVSCGAAVKKNPSTSGAVPQEPWLMVLLSFILPGLGQILLGQVAKGVIIIFVNLFFLFVFTLFWFITVPLSIVDAYLIAKKKQDGKQVGEWEFF comes from the coding sequence ATGTATTGTCCAAACTGCGGCGAGCGGATTTCTGATAAGGCTGAGATCTGCCCAAAATGCGGTGTCAGGCCGTTTCGTGTCATCAGACATTGTTATCATTGCGGAGCAGCCGTGAATGAACGACAGGAAATGTGCGTGTCGTGCGGGGCTGCAGTGAAGAAGAACCCTTCAACCTCTGGCGCTGTGCCTCAAGAACCGTGGCTTATGGTATTATTGTCATTTATTCTTCCAGGGTTAGGTCAAATTTTGTTAGGGCAGGTTGCGAAAGGCGTCATTATTATATTTGTAAATCTGTTCTTTTTATTTGTGTTTACGCTTTTTTGGTTTATTACAGTGCCGCTTTCAATTGTTGATGCCTACTTAATTGCTAAAAAGAAGCAAGATGGCAAACAAGTTGGGGAGTGGGAATTCTTCTAA
- a CDS encoding DUF2085 domain-containing protein produces the protein MQKALNILFVCHRLPERSFFYRGRQFPLCARCTGILLGYVIGIVYGILFGAISFWIAAILMLPFVIDGSIQYAGKLESTNARRFVTGITGGIGIVFVLYGIGVLGANHGKQMAEFILSVL, from the coding sequence ATGCAAAAAGCACTGAATATATTGTTCGTCTGCCATCGTCTGCCAGAGCGATCCTTTTTTTACAGAGGTCGTCAATTTCCACTTTGTGCCAGGTGCACCGGTATTTTGTTGGGGTATGTGATTGGGATTGTTTACGGGATTCTGTTCGGCGCAATCTCGTTTTGGATTGCTGCCATATTAATGCTTCCATTTGTTATAGATGGAAGCATTCAATATGCAGGTAAGCTCGAAAGCACGAATGCTCGCCGCTTTGTAACAGGTATAACAGGTGGAATTGGTATCGTTTTTGTTCTGTATGGCATTGGTGTGCTGGGAGCGAATCATGGGAAGCAGATGGCAGAATTTATTTTGTCGGTCTTGTAA
- a CDS encoding LLM class flavin-dependent oxidoreductase: MNTLSLYRPSGKKMLNNIPLSVLDLIPVKDTGSAQESLAASAELAKHVDQLGFNRYWVAEHHNHPGIASSATSVVIGHLAEQTEHIRVGSGGVMLPNHASLVIAEQFGTLAAMYPDRIDLGLGRAPGTDQITAFALRRTLNQSVEDFPLQVEELESYFTGDARVKAIPGIGENIPLWLLGSSGFSARLAAETGRPFSFASHFAGENTLPALEIYRNNFQPSQALKEPYVMLGASVIAADTDQKAQWIASSQQQMRESLRRGNPGRLQPPVGEVEDYQTAPMPIPGPGAIEPSIAGGPDTVRKGLEDLIEKTGADELIITEQTYHQEDRLRSYEIIGDLMS, translated from the coding sequence ATGAACACACTATCATTATATAGACCATCAGGAAAGAAAATGCTTAACAATATACCGTTATCTGTTCTCGATCTCATACCTGTCAAAGATACCGGCAGTGCTCAGGAATCTTTAGCAGCAAGTGCCGAACTTGCAAAACACGTTGACCAATTAGGCTTTAACCGGTATTGGGTAGCGGAACACCACAACCACCCCGGGATCGCGAGTTCAGCCACCTCTGTCGTGATCGGACATTTAGCTGAACAGACCGAACATATCCGTGTGGGCTCGGGCGGGGTCATGCTGCCTAATCACGCCAGTCTCGTCATAGCTGAACAATTCGGGACGCTCGCTGCGATGTACCCAGATCGGATTGATCTCGGTCTTGGACGCGCTCCCGGAACAGACCAGATCACAGCTTTTGCACTGAGAAGAACGCTCAATCAGAGTGTTGAGGATTTTCCACTACAGGTTGAGGAATTGGAATCTTATTTCACCGGTGATGCGCGTGTTAAAGCGATCCCGGGTATTGGAGAGAACATTCCACTCTGGTTGCTCGGCTCCAGTGGTTTCAGCGCACGACTGGCAGCGGAAACCGGGCGACCTTTTTCCTTCGCCAGCCACTTTGCCGGCGAAAACACCCTGCCAGCACTTGAAATCTATCGGAATAATTTTCAGCCGAGTCAAGCGCTAAAAGAACCTTATGTCATGCTTGGGGCAAGTGTGATTGCAGCAGACACCGATCAGAAAGCACAGTGGATCGCTTCGTCTCAGCAACAAATGCGTGAAAGCTTAAGACGTGGCAATCCTGGGCGTTTACAACCACCGGTCGGTGAGGTAGAAGATTATCAAACCGCACCAATGCCCATCCCAGGGCCTGGCGCCATTGAGCCGAGTATTGCGGGCGGACCAGACACTGTCAGAAAAGGCCTTGAAGACCTGATTGAAAAGACGGGTGCCGACGAACTCATTATTACCGAACAAACCTATCATCAAGAAGACCGTCTGCGCTCCTATGAGATCATCGGAGACTTAATGTCATAG
- a CDS encoding phosphoribosylaminoimidazolesuccinocarboxamide synthase, producing the protein MNKVYTGKTKDVYALDSGNYLLQFKDDVTGEDGVFDPGANTVGLSIEGAGKAGLRLTTYFFKKCLEAGIPTHFVEADIDAQTMTVVPATLFGEGLEVICRFRATGSFMRRYGKYAEEGQALDAFVEVTLKDDERQDPPISEDALDMLGILSKAEYSILKQRTQEIACLVKDELAERNIDLYDIKLEFGRDQHGDILLIDEISGGNMRAFKEGVYVEPLALTELIVSN; encoded by the coding sequence ATGAATAAAGTTTATACTGGAAAAACAAAGGATGTTTATGCACTTGATAGCGGGAACTATTTGTTGCAGTTCAAAGATGACGTGACCGGTGAGGATGGGGTGTTTGACCCTGGCGCCAACACGGTCGGTTTATCCATTGAAGGCGCTGGAAAAGCAGGGCTTAGGCTGACCACGTACTTTTTTAAGAAATGCCTTGAAGCAGGCATTCCAACGCACTTCGTCGAGGCAGATATCGATGCGCAGACGATGACTGTGGTCCCTGCCACTCTGTTTGGTGAAGGGCTTGAAGTGATCTGTCGTTTCAGGGCGACGGGCAGTTTTATGCGGCGTTATGGGAAATACGCTGAAGAGGGACAGGCGCTAGATGCATTTGTTGAAGTCACATTGAAGGATGATGAGCGTCAAGACCCTCCGATTAGTGAAGATGCGCTTGATATGCTCGGTATTTTATCAAAGGCGGAATACAGCATTTTAAAACAGAGGACTCAGGAAATTGCGTGCTTGGTGAAAGACGAGCTTGCCGAGCGGAATATTGATTTGTATGATATTAAGCTCGAGTTTGGCCGGGATCAACATGGCGACATTCTGCTGATTGATGAAATCTCTGGCGGCAATATGCGTGCTTTTAAAGAAGGCGTTTATGTGGAGCCACTTGCACTGACGGAGTTAATAGTTAGTAACTAA
- the ltrA gene encoding group II intron reverse transcriptase/maturase yields the protein MMETKLTRIAELAKKDKNMAFTSLAHLLNVNNLKQCHYELPSEKARGTKGISKEGYGDNLNENVDDLVKRLKNNAYRPVPVRRTYIDKPGSRKKRPLGIPDHEDKIVQRAIGKILNAIYENDFLESSFGFRPNRNCHDALKILNVYIEKRPTNFVVDADIKGFFDNVDHDWMMKFLNHRIKDPNLLRIIRRFLKGGYMEEGKYFDTDKGTPQGGIISPILANVYLHYVLDLWFEKRVKKQCKGHAYIVRYADDFVCCFQYEDEAKAFYSALIKRLAKFGLEIAEDKTSIISFGRNAGNGGSGKPSTFDFLGFTHYCSKSRTGNFRVKRKTSRKKMKAKLANQKEWLKANRNRDIQEIMARLDRSLKGYYNYYCITDNTLAVEEFLYRVKQLLFKWMNRRSQRKSFSWDKFNLFLRKYPLPKPKMKVNIYELRNEISYIL from the coding sequence ATGATGGAAACGAAACTAACAAGGATAGCAGAATTAGCTAAGAAAGATAAGAATATGGCGTTTACGTCATTGGCACATCTCTTAAACGTGAACAATCTTAAACAATGTCATTATGAATTGCCTAGTGAAAAAGCCAGAGGTACAAAAGGAATTTCTAAGGAAGGCTACGGCGATAACCTCAATGAAAATGTCGATGATCTGGTCAAACGGCTTAAGAACAATGCTTACCGCCCTGTACCAGTCAGACGCACTTACATTGATAAGCCGGGCTCGAGAAAGAAAAGACCTTTAGGTATCCCTGACCATGAGGATAAGATTGTTCAACGGGCTATAGGGAAGATTCTTAATGCCATATATGAGAATGATTTTCTTGAAAGCTCTTTTGGCTTCCGCCCTAACAGAAACTGTCATGATGCGTTGAAAATCCTGAATGTATATATTGAAAAGCGCCCCACCAACTTTGTGGTGGATGCTGATATTAAAGGATTCTTTGACAATGTCGATCATGACTGGATGATGAAGTTTCTGAACCATCGTATCAAAGACCCGAACCTCTTAAGAATCATCCGACGCTTCCTTAAGGGAGGTTACATGGAGGAAGGAAAGTATTTTGATACGGATAAAGGGACTCCGCAAGGAGGGATCATTTCCCCCATTTTAGCGAATGTGTATTTGCACTATGTACTAGACCTATGGTTTGAGAAACGGGTCAAGAAGCAATGCAAAGGACATGCATACATCGTGCGCTATGCCGATGACTTTGTATGTTGTTTTCAGTATGAGGACGAAGCAAAAGCTTTCTACTCAGCATTAATTAAAAGACTAGCCAAATTTGGCTTGGAAATAGCTGAAGACAAAACAAGTATCATTTCATTTGGTCGAAACGCTGGAAATGGAGGATCTGGAAAGCCATCTACATTTGATTTTCTTGGCTTCACGCACTATTGCAGTAAAAGCCGAACCGGTAACTTTCGTGTTAAACGAAAGACCAGTCGCAAGAAAATGAAAGCCAAGCTAGCGAATCAAAAGGAGTGGCTGAAAGCCAATCGAAACAGAGATATTCAAGAGATTATGGCAAGACTCGATCGGTCACTTAAAGGATATTACAACTATTATTGTATTACAGATAATACGTTGGCGGTGGAGGAATTCCTCTACCGGGTCAAGCAATTGTTATTTAAGTGGATGAATCGACGGAGTCAAAGGAAATCTTTTAGTTGGGATAAATTCAACTTATTCTTAAGAAAATACCCCTTGCCCAAGCCGAAAATGAAAGTGAACATTTACGAACTAAGAAACGAGATTAGCTATATTTTGTAA
- a CDS encoding ABC transporter permease subunit — protein MKVSKLVAFDVKRIISSWLLYLALGLSFLAAFGIAYSIKHLSGPFTMSHITSFYAMFGSIFSAVIGMRLFSVDLSSETISLLLNTKTNRVKYGLSKMIGFGIVGLIFGIACAVTVYITKIYTGVDVEQMLYWKSILNYVLFTMFYAALFFTISLFYRKVTVLFVVAVLAVSFLPNLLDTLLQADLPAFLASSIEHLPLYFFPIYIGSHNLELLQYGVVFGSIALLAVLSFTFIQKQDY, from the coding sequence ATGAAAGTGTCTAAGCTCGTTGCTTTTGACGTCAAACGAATCATATCCAGTTGGTTGCTATATTTAGCACTTGGTTTATCATTTCTGGCGGCATTCGGAATCGCTTATTCCATTAAACATTTGAGCGGTCCGTTTACAATGAGTCATATCACATCATTTTACGCCATGTTCGGAAGCATATTCAGTGCCGTTATTGGGATGCGTCTATTCTCTGTGGATCTCTCTAGTGAAACCATTAGCTTACTGTTAAACACGAAAACCAACCGTGTGAAATATGGCTTGTCCAAAATGATTGGCTTTGGGATTGTTGGTTTGATATTTGGAATCGCTTGTGCGGTAACGGTTTATATCACCAAGATCTATACTGGGGTTGATGTGGAGCAGATGTTGTATTGGAAATCGATTTTAAATTATGTTTTGTTTACGATGTTTTACGCAGCTTTGTTCTTCACGATCAGTCTCTTCTATAGAAAGGTCACCGTATTGTTTGTTGTGGCAGTTTTGGCTGTGTCCTTCCTGCCAAACCTCTTAGATACGCTGCTTCAGGCTGACTTGCCAGCGTTTTTGGCATCTAGCATTGAGCACCTACCGCTCTATTTCTTTCCGATCTATATCGGGTCCCATAATTTGGAGTTGCTTCAATATGGGGTTGTCTTTGGCTCCATAGCACTTCTGGCGGTCTTGTCTTTTACTTTTATCCAAAAGCAAGATTACTAA
- a CDS encoding ABC transporter ATP-binding protein, translating into MHVKDISKMYGKQLILDDIDLDIKRGVITGLIGKNGAGKTTLMKVLCQIIQKFDGQLESRGQTLGYLIEHPKAYQHRSGGYNIVYFSEVYGVHDLDYVNYLLETLGMKTYIYKKVRTYSMGMKQKLGIVLSMLKKPHYLILDEPTNGMDPDSSQEVLKTIKHLAEEFQMGVLISSHKLEDIEQVSDEIVFIDQGVIESQIEVTQLAQSGSIVIKVHPEDKAVAISIAKKAFEKVEAEEMTIKIPYTEDMSPLLSQFAEENVFPKYISTEKHTLKDHYFNMTKQHGGVAQ; encoded by the coding sequence ATGCATGTGAAAGATATCAGTAAAATGTACGGTAAACAATTAATTCTTGACGATATTGATCTGGACATTAAAAGGGGTGTTATAACTGGCTTAATAGGCAAAAATGGAGCTGGGAAAACAACCTTGATGAAGGTTCTCTGTCAGATCATACAAAAATTTGACGGTCAGTTGGAAAGCAGAGGTCAGACGCTCGGTTATCTCATTGAACATCCAAAAGCTTATCAGCATCGAAGCGGCGGGTATAATATCGTTTATTTTTCTGAGGTGTACGGCGTCCATGACCTTGATTATGTCAATTATTTATTAGAAACTTTGGGAATGAAGACGTACATTTATAAAAAGGTACGAACCTATTCAATGGGGATGAAGCAAAAATTAGGTATTGTGTTGTCTATGCTGAAAAAACCGCACTATTTGATTTTGGACGAACCAACAAACGGTATGGACCCTGACAGTTCACAGGAGGTTCTGAAAACCATTAAACATCTGGCTGAGGAATTCCAGATGGGTGTTCTGATTTCCAGTCATAAGCTGGAAGATATTGAGCAAGTGAGTGATGAAATCGTCTTTATCGACCAAGGCGTCATCGAGAGTCAAATTGAAGTAACACAGCTGGCTCAATCGGGATCTATTGTAATTAAAGTACACCCTGAAGATAAAGCAGTTGCAATTAGTATCGCGAAGAAGGCGTTCGAAAAAGTTGAAGCAGAGGAAATGACCATTAAAATTCCTTATACAGAAGATATGTCCCCATTACTCAGCCAGTTCGCAGAGGAAAATGTATTTCCTAAATATATTTCAACCGAGAAGCACACATTAAAGGACCATTATTTTAATATGACTAAGCAGCATGGAGGTGTAGCTCAATGA
- a CDS encoding helix-turn-helix transcriptional regulator, translating into MKNIKLKMARVEHDLSQAELAERVGVSRQTIGLIEMGNYNPTLKLCLSICHTLNKTLDDLFWEEPDS; encoded by the coding sequence ATGAAAAACATTAAGCTGAAAATGGCGAGGGTGGAACATGACCTGTCACAGGCCGAGCTTGCTGAACGTGTTGGAGTCTCGCGTCAGACAATTGGCCTAATTGAAATGGGGAATTATAATCCGACGCTGAAATTGTGCCTGTCGATCTGCCACACGCTCAATAAAACGCTCGATGATTTGTTTTGGGAAGAACCAGATTCATAA